The following proteins are encoded in a genomic region of Maniola jurtina chromosome 17, ilManJurt1.1, whole genome shotgun sequence:
- the LOC123873561 gene encoding zinc finger protein 277 produces the protein MATNEKQFFGPLTLHQKSENPSIFKTETPNECACVLCDEVFVLPASEKQMLTHLFMEHRLVIADANQIADLEGYMKYWKLRFKDQNLPFFCTTMLLDNKPDGTKSKNEEYFLLSDVLPEDKELRLNLRQTKLETLLERHAFEREDKDYSKECLFCRFVSIGTRASYLNHLYEKHNFHIAKPDNLIFIDDLIDLISSKLDKLQCIFCEGVFKDRTILKEHMRKKGHKRINPVNKEYDKFFLVNYIGDRHPVNKQKPFNMSSSSKMYNIKVREEEFEPDSNIDSDPEWSEWTEENGPVITCLLCEHTETEFENMLDHMEKKHEFSFSKATEGFNFYYKIKIVNYIRRQIHLKQCLACETKFDDSKNLEKHLKEMKHWILSKEKWDQPEYYFPTYEDDLFLCFIHDDDESWWSGDERETENQNSMSDNISKEMAMAVLGD, from the exons ATGGCCACAAACGAGAAACAGTTCTTTGGACCGTTAACTTTGCACCAAAAGAGTGAAAATCCATCGATCTTCAAGACCGAGACTCCGAATGAGTGCGCTTGTGTTTTGTGCGACGAAGTGTTTGTTCTGCCGGCGTCTGAGAAGCAGATGTTGACGCATCTCTTCATGGAGCATCGTCTGGTTATAGCCGATGCTAACCAGATTGCGGATTTGGAAGGTTATATGAAATATTGGAAGTTGAGATTTAAAG ATCAAAACCTGCCATTCTTTTGTACCACAATGCTGCTAGACAACAAACCAGACGGAACAAAATCAAAGAATGAAGAATACTTCTTATTAAGTGATGTATTACCTGAGGACAAAGAACTGCGACTTAATCTCCGTCAAACCAAATTGGAAACATTATTAGAAAGGCATGCCTTTGAAAGAGAAGACAAGGACTATTCAAAAGAGTGCCTCTTTTGCAGATTTGTTTCTATTGGCACCAGAGCAAGCTACCTAAAtcatttgtatgaaaaacacaactttcatATCGCTAAGCCCGACAACCTAATCTTTATCGATGATCTCATAGATTTAATAAGttcaaagttagataaactGCAGTGTATATTTTGTGAAGGTGTGTTCAAAGATCGGACTATTTTGAAAGAGCACATGCGTAAAAAAGGCCATAAAAGGATAAATCCTGTAAACAAAGagtatgataagttctttttaGTTAACTACATAGGTGATAGACATCCAGTAAATAAACAGAAACCATTCAATATGTCGAGTAGTtcaaaaatgtataacattaaAGTTAGGGAAGAAGAATTTGAACCGGACTCGAATATAGACAGTGATCCAGAATGGTCGGAATGGACTGAAGAAAACGGACCAGTAATCACATGTTTACTATGTGAGCATACAGAAACGGAATTCGAAAATATGCTAGACCATATGGAAAAGAAACACGAGTTTTCCTTTTCAAAAGCTACAGAAGGATTCAACTTttactataaaattaaaatagtaaattatataagAAGGCAGATACATTTAAAGCAGTGTTTAGCGTGTGAAACTAAGTTCGACGATTCGAAGAATTTAGAAAAGCATTTAAAAGAAATGAAACACTGGATTTTAAGTAAGGAAAAATGGGACCAGCCTGAATATTACTTTCCAACATATGAAGATGATCTCTTCTTATGTTTCATTCATGATGACGATGAGAGTTGGTGGTCTGGTGATGAGAGGGAAACGGAGAATCAGAATTCTATGTCAGATAATATATCTAAAGAGATGGCAATGGCAGTTCTTGGTGATTGA
- the LOC123873559 gene encoding uncharacterized protein LOC123873559 isoform X2: MLNPFFNIALNFKYVFISVIVFLLWTIPNLLSRGGGLCFRTVQRNRNMRNLEVLTTRLATLILLNAAGAGLAAPSVLVTRPISKVSVEWLPMDNQTLYRLEEGETRNLELNTSLISQMTVYITVSPCSRHMHWAFYRGPPDSSDSKLQLVQEHGGVEMHTISFSISKQDRYVLQLSSSKGGAAAVSVRGEATRLVRMRLRVRSKRRLSTNWDPSPIDPQATTYCVVASHRKNYTSLCAAQYDVRSNRFDNKPIRFNSAEDRSNERIRTKHNQTDNNTGLTDSNKIDDLDAFNIYEGNFKSVYRRKKFGRSTRVSNEDPVIACVGDRTHHLIENLDPSTTYFVSIFGVARDRRIGSLLASGSVRPRTSTAKKLRENVPLKADIKGKSVFYLKTTVGSGGGLWLAVSTCGGSVDIDVSVKGKRLYLAKNIEPHLKFYIPAPISSSSIQETSDEGSVQFDSSSEESKIRYVIRVLPNKWYRDLAVTVELTASTTRWGVSTPELDGEDGSTVRELRPRRSCNSVDIAFLPASHNATDVIRYCVLSREIVNNDNFICALSKKSSTKAPCTSHLQRPPTRVIVQKVTGLKPGRKYALQVTAASKGTSVPYNAIYVETNASCKEE, translated from the exons AAACCTAGAAGTCCTAACCACCAGGCTGGCGACGCTCATCCTCCTCAACGCTGCTGGAGCTGGACTGGCTGCTCCAAGTGTGCTGGTCACCAGACCAATCTCCAAGGTCTCAGTGGAATGGTTGCCGATGGACAATCAGACTttgtatagattggaggaaggAGAGACACGAAA CCTAGAACTGAACACGTCGCTGATCTCCCAGATGACGGTCTACATCACAGTGAGTCCATGCTCGAGGCATATGCACTGGGCGTTCTATCGGGGACCACCTGATTCTAGTGACT CAAAACTGCAACTGGTTCAGGAACACGGAGGTGTCGAGATGCACACTATATCATTTTCAATATCTAAACAAGACAGATATGTTTTGCAG TTGTCTTCTTCAAAAGGGGGCGCAGCAGCAGTGAGCGTGCGCGGGGAAGCCACCAGACTTGTGCGCATGCGTTTGCGTGTACGTTCCAAACGAAGGCTTTCTACTAACTGGGATCCTAG CCCTATAGATCCTCAAGCAACCACATACTGCGTCGTCGCATCCCATAGAAAGAACTACACGTCACTCTGTGCTGCTCAATACGATGTTCGATCGAATCGATTTGACAATAAACCCATTCGATTCAACTCGGCTGAAGATCGATCCAACGAGAGGATTCGTACGAAGCATAATCAGACTGACAACAATACCGGATTAACTGATAGTAATAAAATAGACGATTTGGATGCTTTTAACATATATGAAGGAAACTTCAAGAGTGTCTACAGGAGAAAGAAGTTTG GACGCAGCACAAGAGTATCAAATGAAGACCCAGTAATTGCATGCGTAGGAGATAGAACACATCATTTAATAGAAAATTTGGATCCAAGCacg ACATATTTTGTAAGCATATTCGGAGTAGCAAGAGATCGCCGAATTGGTTCCTTACTTGCATCGGGTAGTGTGAGGCCAAGAACCTCCACGGCTAAGAAACTTCGGGAAAACGTGCCTCTCAAAGCGGACATTAAGGGGAAAAGCGTATTTTACTTgaag ACGACAGTTGGAAGTGGAGGAGGGCTCTGGCTTGCAGTATCAACTTGCGGCGGTTCCGTAGATATTGATGTTTCTGTAAAAGGCAAACGATTGTATTTAGCTAAAAATATTG aacCACATCTAAAGTTCTACATACCAGCACCGATATCAAGTTCATCAATACAAGAAACCAGTGATGAAGGATCAGTCCAGTTCGATTCGAGCTCCGAAGAATCAAAAATAAGATATGTGATAAGAGTGCTGCCTAATAAGTGGTACAGAGACTTAGCTGTTACTGTTGAG CTCACGGCATCAACTACACGATGGGGTGTCAGCACTCCAGAACTAGATGGAGAAGATGGAAGTACCGTGCGAGAGTTGCGACCGAGGAGATCCTGCAACTCCGTTGACATTGCGTTCTTACCAGCTTCTCATAATGCTACTGATGTTATTAG ATATTGCGTCCTAAGTCGAGAGATAGTGAATAATGACAATTTTATTTGTGCCTTATCAAAGAAGTCCTCAACTAAAGCCCCATGTACAAGTCACTTACAACGACCTCC AACGAGGGTGATAGTCCAGAAAGTCACCGGTCTAAAACCTGGAAGAAAATACGCGCTGCAAGTGACCGCTGCTTCGAAAGGGACCTCAGTGCCATACAATGCCATATACGTAGAAACGAATGCCTCCTGTAAAGAAGAATAA
- the LOC123873559 gene encoding uncharacterized protein LOC123873559 isoform X3: MRNLEVLTTRLATLILLNAAGAGLAAPSVLVTRPISKVSVEWLPMDNQTLYRLEEGETRNLELNTSLISQMTVYITVSPCSRHMHWAFYRGPPDSSDSKLQLVQEHGGVEMHTISFSISKQDRYVLQLSSSKGGAAAVSVRGEATRLVRMRLRVRSKRRLSTNWDPSPIDPQATTYCVVASHRKNYTSLCAAQYDVRSNRFDNKPIRFNSAEDRSNERIRTKHNQTDNNTGLTDSNKIDDLDAFNIYEGNFKSVYRRKKFGRSTRVSNEDPVIACVGDRTHHLIENLDPSTTYFVSIFGVARDRRIGSLLASGSVRPRTSTAKKLRENVPLKADIKGKSVFYLKTTVGSGGGLWLAVSTCGGSVDIDVSVKGKRLYLAKNIEPHLKFYIPAPISSSSIQETSDEGSVQFDSSSEESKIRYVIRVLPNKWYRDLAVTVELTASTTRWGVSTPELDGEDGSTVRELRPRRSCNSVDIAFLPASHNATDVIRYCVLSREIVNNDNFICALSKKSSTKAPCTSHLQRPPTRVIVQKVTGLKPGRKYALQVTAASKGTSVPYNAIYVETNASCKEE, translated from the exons AAACCTAGAAGTCCTAACCACCAGGCTGGCGACGCTCATCCTCCTCAACGCTGCTGGAGCTGGACTGGCTGCTCCAAGTGTGCTGGTCACCAGACCAATCTCCAAGGTCTCAGTGGAATGGTTGCCGATGGACAATCAGACTttgtatagattggaggaaggAGAGACACGAAA CCTAGAACTGAACACGTCGCTGATCTCCCAGATGACGGTCTACATCACAGTGAGTCCATGCTCGAGGCATATGCACTGGGCGTTCTATCGGGGACCACCTGATTCTAGTGACT CAAAACTGCAACTGGTTCAGGAACACGGAGGTGTCGAGATGCACACTATATCATTTTCAATATCTAAACAAGACAGATATGTTTTGCAG TTGTCTTCTTCAAAAGGGGGCGCAGCAGCAGTGAGCGTGCGCGGGGAAGCCACCAGACTTGTGCGCATGCGTTTGCGTGTACGTTCCAAACGAAGGCTTTCTACTAACTGGGATCCTAG CCCTATAGATCCTCAAGCAACCACATACTGCGTCGTCGCATCCCATAGAAAGAACTACACGTCACTCTGTGCTGCTCAATACGATGTTCGATCGAATCGATTTGACAATAAACCCATTCGATTCAACTCGGCTGAAGATCGATCCAACGAGAGGATTCGTACGAAGCATAATCAGACTGACAACAATACCGGATTAACTGATAGTAATAAAATAGACGATTTGGATGCTTTTAACATATATGAAGGAAACTTCAAGAGTGTCTACAGGAGAAAGAAGTTTG GACGCAGCACAAGAGTATCAAATGAAGACCCAGTAATTGCATGCGTAGGAGATAGAACACATCATTTAATAGAAAATTTGGATCCAAGCacg ACATATTTTGTAAGCATATTCGGAGTAGCAAGAGATCGCCGAATTGGTTCCTTACTTGCATCGGGTAGTGTGAGGCCAAGAACCTCCACGGCTAAGAAACTTCGGGAAAACGTGCCTCTCAAAGCGGACATTAAGGGGAAAAGCGTATTTTACTTgaag ACGACAGTTGGAAGTGGAGGAGGGCTCTGGCTTGCAGTATCAACTTGCGGCGGTTCCGTAGATATTGATGTTTCTGTAAAAGGCAAACGATTGTATTTAGCTAAAAATATTG aacCACATCTAAAGTTCTACATACCAGCACCGATATCAAGTTCATCAATACAAGAAACCAGTGATGAAGGATCAGTCCAGTTCGATTCGAGCTCCGAAGAATCAAAAATAAGATATGTGATAAGAGTGCTGCCTAATAAGTGGTACAGAGACTTAGCTGTTACTGTTGAG CTCACGGCATCAACTACACGATGGGGTGTCAGCACTCCAGAACTAGATGGAGAAGATGGAAGTACCGTGCGAGAGTTGCGACCGAGGAGATCCTGCAACTCCGTTGACATTGCGTTCTTACCAGCTTCTCATAATGCTACTGATGTTATTAG ATATTGCGTCCTAAGTCGAGAGATAGTGAATAATGACAATTTTATTTGTGCCTTATCAAAGAAGTCCTCAACTAAAGCCCCATGTACAAGTCACTTACAACGACCTCC AACGAGGGTGATAGTCCAGAAAGTCACCGGTCTAAAACCTGGAAGAAAATACGCGCTGCAAGTGACCGCTGCTTCGAAAGGGACCTCAGTGCCATACAATGCCATATACGTAGAAACGAATGCCTCCTGTAAAGAAGAATAA